The Girardinichthys multiradiatus isolate DD_20200921_A chromosome 6, DD_fGirMul_XY1, whole genome shotgun sequence genome window below encodes:
- the LOC124869388 gene encoding transmembrane protein 125-like isoform X2 — METLYYTMRQPPSLYLDPLVTQQHGLEDEVQFWWFREPRRSLFCYCASVALILGLGLGGVGLLYTTNSLSVEWRLGVGTTLCLLALAVLLKQLLSSAIQDMNCVHSRRQIEQLRSGGRADPALILVVGLAVMLCGVVLLCVATIGSHSHDSREMVVSGGVLMVAGASMGLAVVGYSVMMRLKRRREQRMRRRLRIRRARRLRGQAVRVFSVSPQQMSQARRDTSTSRTSLI, encoded by the coding sequence ATGGAGACCCTTTATTACACCATGCGTCAACCTCCAAGCCTCTACCTGGACCCCTTAGTTACACAGCAGCATGGCCTGGAGGACGAAGTGCAGTTCTGGTGGTTCCGAGAACCAAGAAGGTCCTTGTTTTGCTACTGCGCCTCAGTGGCCCTCATACTGGGACTGGGCCTTGGTGGCGTGGGGCTTCTTTACACCACCAACAGCCTGTCTGTGGAATGGCGTCTTGGAGTGGGAACCACCCTCTGCCTCCTTGCCCTCGCTGTTTTACTCAAGCAGCTCCTAAGCTCCGCTATCCAGGACATGAACTGTGTCCACAGCCGACGTCAGATCGAGCAGCTGCGGAGCGGCGGGAGGGCTGATCCTGCACTGATTTTAGTTGTGGGGCTGGCAGTGATGCTGTGCGGGGTGGTGCTGCTCTGTGTGGCCACAATAGGCAGCCACAGTCATGACAGCAGAGAAATGGTGGTGTCTGGCGGAGTGCTCATGGTTGCTGGTGCCAGTATGGGTCTAGCTGTAGTGGGCTACAGTGTGATGATGCGTCTCAAGAGGAGAAGGGAACAGAGGATGAGGAGAAGGCTAAGAATCAGGAGAGCGAGGAGGCTGAGGGGTCAAGCTGTCCGAGTGTTCAGCGTTTCTCCTCAGCAGATGAGTCAAGCCAGGAGAGACACATCTACCAGCAGAACAAGTCTGATCTGA
- the LOC124869389 gene encoding type III endosome membrane protein TEMP-like, whose amino-acid sequence MAKWSSCIIVMKFLCVAFFSNAHSVTVSEAKTLKGSQRHLLGVTGPLATNTTLTEAGSPQSPQWSYLALGLGTLLLLSLLIVMAVKFRLFHRFLASYRHSLLQETDGVSQYSPEDVSFPNVSGQMGVVGGTQRGVEDDDDGFIEDNYIQTSEKDRAERESREGEEEEDSDDDLQFTIG is encoded by the exons atggctAAGTGGAGTAGCTGCATCATAGTGATGAAGTTTCTCTGTGTGGCGTTCTTCTCAAATGCACATTCTGTTACTGTATCTGAAGCCAAGACCCTCAAAGGTTCCCAGAGACATCTTCTGGGGGTGACAGGTCCCTTAGCCACAAACACAACTTTAACAG AAGCAGGGAGCCCACAGTCTCCCCAATGGTCCTATCTGGCGTTAGGATTGGGcacactcctcctcctctccctcctcatTGTTATGGCTGTGAAGTTTCGGCTCTTTCACCGCTTTCTGGCCAGCTACAGGCACTCCCTGCTCCAGGAGACAGACGGGGTCAGTCAGTATAGCCCGGAGGACGTCTCATTTCCAAACGTGTCCGGTCAAATGGGAGTGGTGGGAGGCACTCAGAGGGGGGTGGAGGATGACGACGACGGCTTCATCGAGGATAACTACATCCAAACCAGTGAGAAAGACAGGGCTGAGAGAGAAAGCAGggaaggggaggaggaggaagacagCGATGATGATCTGCAGTTCACCATTGGTTGA
- the LOC124869388 gene encoding transmembrane protein 125-like isoform X1 has product MLEMETLYYTMRQPPSLYLDPLVTQQHGLEDEVQFWWFREPRRSLFCYCASVALILGLGLGGVGLLYTTNSLSVEWRLGVGTTLCLLALAVLLKQLLSSAIQDMNCVHSRRQIEQLRSGGRADPALILVVGLAVMLCGVVLLCVATIGSHSHDSREMVVSGGVLMVAGASMGLAVVGYSVMMRLKRRREQRMRRRLRIRRARRLRGQAVRVFSVSPQQMSQARRDTSTSRTSLI; this is encoded by the coding sequence ATGCTAGAGATGGAGACCCTTTATTACACCATGCGTCAACCTCCAAGCCTCTACCTGGACCCCTTAGTTACACAGCAGCATGGCCTGGAGGACGAAGTGCAGTTCTGGTGGTTCCGAGAACCAAGAAGGTCCTTGTTTTGCTACTGCGCCTCAGTGGCCCTCATACTGGGACTGGGCCTTGGTGGCGTGGGGCTTCTTTACACCACCAACAGCCTGTCTGTGGAATGGCGTCTTGGAGTGGGAACCACCCTCTGCCTCCTTGCCCTCGCTGTTTTACTCAAGCAGCTCCTAAGCTCCGCTATCCAGGACATGAACTGTGTCCACAGCCGACGTCAGATCGAGCAGCTGCGGAGCGGCGGGAGGGCTGATCCTGCACTGATTTTAGTTGTGGGGCTGGCAGTGATGCTGTGCGGGGTGGTGCTGCTCTGTGTGGCCACAATAGGCAGCCACAGTCATGACAGCAGAGAAATGGTGGTGTCTGGCGGAGTGCTCATGGTTGCTGGTGCCAGTATGGGTCTAGCTGTAGTGGGCTACAGTGTGATGATGCGTCTCAAGAGGAGAAGGGAACAGAGGATGAGGAGAAGGCTAAGAATCAGGAGAGCGAGGAGGCTGAGGGGTCAAGCTGTCCGAGTGTTCAGCGTTTCTCCTCAGCAGATGAGTCAAGCCAGGAGAGACACATCTACCAGCAGAACAAGTCTGATCTGA